The nucleotide sequence CTTTCCAGTTTATCTTAATAAAAGAAACACATCTTGCTATAAACATGGCTGCCTGCTAATAATGCATTTCTACTCCCATACTGGTAActcaaagctatatatatatatatatatatatatatatatatatatatatatatatatatatatatatatatatatatatatatatatatatatatatatatgcattatgcTATATCCATGGCACTAGGTGTCAGTGTATGTTAAAGACAACTGCCATATAGAGTCAAAAAAGTGACCAGGACTGGATGTAGATTACCTTTGAAAGCTCTGAAGGTCTTTTCTGAGCAATGGATGCCAGATATACATGAACTTGGTCACATGCAATTTCAAGGTATCCATCTcctctaaaaacaaacaaaaaaaaacaaacaaattatgttACAAAACCAGCTAAGATAAATCTAAATATGAATTCCAGAGGAGTGTTTTTTTACGAGGTGTTATCGTGGTGATGTGATTTAGTCTTGCTGCTAGAATGAACTTTGTTGTAGAACTCAGCGTAGTTGAGTGTGCAGCCAGGCGTAAGCCCCAACAGGTCAAGCAATCTCCGATACTCCTTCTCTTTGGTTACAAACATCAGGCTGTCAAACAGAGCCCTGAAGTCATTCTGATTCACCACACCATCTCGGTTCTTGTCCATGAGACGGAAAGCGGTCAGAGCATCCTGCAAACAAGAGCGAGGTACAGATGTTTGAAGCAGTGggtgttgtttttatgcatttagaacCTTTAGAAATGCTATATGTGTTGATGCTATGTGAAGGACTAAATATAAAGTGGCCTACAATGTATATAGGCACTTTTTTAGTAGTAAAttagtaaattattaaaaaattgttttgctTTGATACCCCATGATATTCCTTGATCCTCTTTTTAAGTTGAGCTAGACAGTCCTCTGCAGTCAAAAGAGTGGACGTTTGTACATTTTTTGTCCATCTTTCTTCGCCCTTTTCTGGTATTGTAACTTCTGTGTTGAAGAGAAATTGATCAAGTATGTTTTGTGCCTCATGTTTGTATTAAGAAAACAGACTGTGTGTTGAGAAAAATCAAACCGTCATATTTGTCCACGAAGTCAGTGACAGAAACCGAACCCAAATTAAAACCAAGAGACTCAATAAGCATCTGAAACTGGGGTCCTTCCAGGAAAATACCACAGTCATCCAGAATCTAAAAGCAAGAGTGACATCAATTAATGTAAAGAACTGAATGCTTAAGACACTGACTGAATGACTTTCTGACCTGATCTCATAACGTACCTTACAGAAATCTCTCAGAGTAAGCGCTACTGTCAAGCTTTTCCTTTTGGACATCAGATAGTCCTGAAGCGACATCCCACGTCTCTGAAGCCTGTCCTTGAGTTTCCTCAGGAAAACATCCTTTACTGCTTGTGCTTTTAAGTTCAATATAGAGGCTTCATGTGCCTTTTCCTCTctattttgaaacaaaaaaacatttatctgaGTGCTACGCATCACTTCTCATGCTTATTTTTGATCATACAAACCTCTCTATGATACCAAGGTGGCCCTCAATCTTCTCTGAAACACCTAAGCTCTTCAAAAATAGCTTGTAGTTCACATTTCCACTCTCCAAAAATGGTTCACAAAGCCTTTGAGAGAAAACAGAGGGAATTAGTCAGTATCCAGAGGAAAGGCCGGGGGCAGAGAAGTGAGACTCACTTGCTGAAGTGGCGCTCAGACAGAGGCAGTCCGTGTTGTCGGATCAGTCTCCTAAGGTCTTCTGGGGGGATGGTGTCACTCTGGTTTTGGGTTGTGTTGGTGATAGATTCGATCAGCATGTCATAGTTCTCAGAGAGCTTCTCCTTAAGAATCTGTTCCACCTGTAGAGAGACAAAATCATGTGTGTGATACAACTAGGATCGAGAAGTGATTCATAGACTTATTTGTTATAATAGAATCCTGTaaaactgtacaaaaaaaaaaaaaaacttacagcaTTCTTTGTTGTCGTTGCTGTGGATGGCAATGGGTTTAACTGTTCTGAATCCTTTTTATTGAGCTTTGGTGTCTCCTGGAATAAATTCACAAACAGTTTTTATAGGTTaacgtttttttaatttctttccttttttatctATGAGAGTTCAAAATGTTTCCTTTTTCATTGATCACAATTTGCATATTGTAGTAATGAGAAATGGGTCAAATGAGTTTGATTGtcctgaaaataatgtcacaatgcaaaataatCTTAATGGGCCTAATATTAAGCTTAaactaatataatattaatataagttTATTTACTTAatgtaatatttctttttttttctccctctctaaATTTTCTCTCTATTAAGGTAAAATGTAACCATGGATATTTAAGTACTGCaaaggtacaacccgaattccggaaaagttgggacgttttttaaattttaataaaatgaaaactaaaagactttcaaatcacatgagccaatattttattcacaatagaacatagataacatagcaaatgtttaaactgagaaagtttacaattttatgcacaaaatgagctcatttcaattttgatttctgctacaggtctcaaaatagttgggacggggcatgtttaccatggtgtagcatctccttttcttttcaaaacagtttgaagacgtctgggcattgaggctatgagttgctggagttttgctgttggaatttggtcccattcttgccttatatagatttccagctgctgaagagttcgtggtcgtctttgacgtatttttcgtttaatgatgcgccaaatgttctctataggtgaaagatcgggactgcaggcaggccaggttagcatccggactcttctacgacgaagccatgctgttgttatagctgcagtatgtggttttgcattgtcctgctgaaataaacaaggccttccctgaaatagacattgtttggagggaagcatatgttgctctaaaacctttatatacctttcagcattcacagagccttccaaaacatgcaagctgcccataccgtatgcacttatgcacccccataccatcagagatgctggcttttgaactgaacgctgataacatgctggaaggtctccctcctctttagcccggaggacacagcgtccgtgatttccaaaaagaatgtcaaatttggactcgtctgaccataaaacactattccactttgaaatagtccattttaaatgagccttggcccacaggacatgacggcgcttctggaccatgttcacatatggcttcctttttgcatgatagagctttggttggcatctgctgatggcacggcggattgtgtttaccgacagtggtttctgaaagtattcctgggcccatttagtaatgtcattgacacaatcatgccgatgagtgatgcagtgtcgtctgagagcccgaagaccacgggcatccaataaaggtctccggccttgtcccttacgcacagagatttctccagtttctctgaatcttttgatgatgttatgcactgtagatgatgagatttgcaaagcctttgcaatttgacgttgaggaacattgtttttaaagttttccacaatttttttacgcagtctttcacagattggagagcctctgcccatctttacttctgagagactctgcttctctaagacaaagcttttatagctaatcatgttacagacctgatatcaattaacttaattaatcactagatgttctcccagctgaatcttttcaaaactgcttgcttttttagccatttgttgcccccgtgccaacttttttgagacttgtagcaggcattaaattttaaatgagctaattacgtggataaaagtgtaaaatttctcagtttaaacattttctacgttatctatgttctattgtgaataaaatattggctcatgtgatttgaaattcctttagttttcattttattaaaatttaaaaaacgtcccaacttttccggaattcgggttgtaataatacCATGACTGGTCTTTGGTGATAGAGGAAGTCCAGGAATTGTTGGTAATTTATGGCATCTGTATGTTCCACATCCAAGAATGCAGCAAGAGAACTGAACTGCTCATCGCTGAGATGGAAGTTCAGGCTCCCCAGAGCCCTGCATAGTTCATCTCTACTGATAAACCCTGTCCTGTCCTGCAGAAACAGTTATCATTATTATGAATAGCTGTGACTTGAAGTGCGTAATTTACAACTTTTTATTATATAGCCTCAGAACTTACTTTATCAAAGTCCAGAAAGGTTTCTGTCAGAAGAGGCTGattatcaaaaacatgttgaCGTAAGTTTAGTAGAATTGCTTCAATACTGCATGTGTCTGGAGTCACTGGAACAGAATCTTTCCTGATTGAGACATTAAAAATACATGCATAATCAAAGATATTTTTGCATGCACAGAATCCTTCAATATATCAAAACAGTGTGTTAAAACAATATTGATTTATAGGAGACTAACAAAAACGTTATGGCTAACTTACTGTACAGTTATGTCGTCTTTGAACATTCCAAGAAATATTCTCCACTGCACAGGCTCTGTGCTGCTCACTCCAAATCTGTGACAGTAAACACTAGATGAATTTCAGAATTGCTTTCAGGGAGGTACTTGAACTATATTTTAATATCTCACACCTGGCCAATAACTCCCTGAAGATATTATCATCCATAGGGAAGAGGAAATTACTGAGGACAGATCTGAGATCCTCTTGAGAGACGAACCCGCTGTCTGTGATGTCAAATGCCTGCAGAGCTTTTTCAACAAGGCTGTAATTCTTCTTTATCTGCAAGTCattagaacatttttttttgttaatgaaattcttatatattttagataaaaaatGATCTCTGTCATACTCACTTTGCTCAAAAACCTGGTCTGGACTTCATCCATGTTGACGTTGTCCCTGGATTTGCTTGAGAAAGCCCTTATGCTTGTCTTGCTTTTAGGTCTTGTTGTAGCACGACTGACAGTGTCCCAATTCAGTGCTGAAAGCAGGTGAAAATCGGACTATATAGCAGATAATTATTTTCTGACTAtcttatatttcataatttatttcatataactttACCCAGTTGTATAGAATCTGGTGCAATTGTTCTATAGTTTTCACAGTCAACACCAAGCTTCTCAAGAAACTCCTTGTAAGATATTGTGTCAGAATTATTTACGCAGTAATGTGACCATAGTCTAAAAGAGAAGACATAAACACAAAAAACATAGCGTTCAGGGAAAAACAATAATACTTCAGGAGACTTCCATTAAATTGAAAAACCGGGACCTGTGGAATTCCAGCTGACTCATGGGAAAGCAGTATCCCTCTAGGACTTTACGCAGCTCATGTTGCTGTATCTGCCCATCGCTGTTGTAGTCAAACAGCCGAAAAGCCCTGGTGATGTTTTTCAAATTGCCTCCAATCTGAAATGATAAGAATCATGGAAGTTACACAATAACATCAACAAGTAAGTATTTCTATAATATTCATATCATGCTATACTCTTTACCTTATCTTTCAGACGACACTGTAGGTCTCCAAGTGACAAGTTTCTGTGGCTTCCACTCCTGTTTCtgttaagaaattatattttgtatatatgaaGAAATATTACATATTGTTCGAAACTTTGAGGTCTGttagatctatatatatataaattattatttttattcagcaaggaatcaGAAGAGACAATGAAAAAAgtataaaagtttttctttttttaaatatatatataccatggTTCCTGTTTTAACCTcgataattttattaaatgtttttgagcactaaatcagaatattagaatgatctctTAAGGATCATGTAATGGTGGAgtattggctgctgaaaattcagctttgcatcacaggacaaattttttttaaatacaatgaaatagaaaacagttgtaatttttcacattattgttattttacagtatgtttgaTAAAATAGCTGggtgagcataagataattaTTTATCTTAGTAACCGCAAAGTTTTAAAAATGGAGTGTATATTTGATGGAAATCTAATAATTGAGAAAACATCCACAAAAACATACATTACCTTCCTACTGCAGATGACATTTTGCAGTATCTTCTGAGAAACTCCATGTAAGAAATTGTTCCATTTTCTCTTAAGTCAATCTAATAAAGATATTTTAACAAAGTTGAAATGAGTGAAAATGTTAAACATATACTATGAAAAAAATCACAGCTTAACACTCTTATAAATGaaagtgcttaaaaggttctttatagtgatgccatagaagaaccatttttggttccacaaagaaccattcagtcaaaggttttttaaagaaccatctcattCTTACTTTTCTGGAGAACCTTTTTTGACACAAATAacattttgtgaaacagaaaggttcttcagatcttaaaggttctttatagaaccatttagacaaataacagttcttctatggcatcgtgacgcaccttattttttttaagagtgaagtACCACAATATAACATTACAGTAAGTGCACTGAAGGAAATGGGTGACTTTTGTCATTCTAAATGAACACACCTTTGCCAACAGACCCTCAAACTGAGATTCAGTGAGAGGAACAAGAAACCCCTCGATTACGCGCCTGAACTCTCCTTTGGTGACAGCTTTGTTGCCTTCCTGGTCAAAGGCTTCAAAAGCAGCCTTCAAGTCCTCTTTTTTGTCCTTGACTCTCTCCAAGAGTAGGTTCTCAATGTCCACCAAAGATAGATTCTCATCAGCCACCGACTGCATGGAGGAGGCTGTAAAGAAGaagtaataaaataagatatCTCCTTTTACACCATTGCCAAGAAAATAAACAGCGTAGACCATACCAGAGTCAGACTTGATTGTGTTCCTCCTTGAGAATTCTCCTGAAGAGATCCGAGATGCACTCTTAGCTCTGGGGACGATGGCGAGCCTGTGTGTCATAGGCCTCAGATCTATATGGCTTGATATTTGAGGCATCTGTGCCGAAGATGACACCTGAATGTAACCAATATAACATTTTTgttaaacagctttttttttattaaattttttaaattatataatctattatatttattttaattcattgaaACGTTAGTCTCCAAAATACAAAGTTTCAACTTATTTGAAACGTTTAGAACGTTCTTATTAAGATTTAAAGGACCAGTagtttccttcagaaatcctaTTTCCTTGTTAGTTCAACCTGGCaatttttcattcagaaattataTTAGTAAAGGGTCTTCATACTAACCCAACTCTCCACAGCGGACCTCGGACGCATTCTTATGTTGAATTCGTATTTACACTGTCGTTGGTCAAATTAAAAACTTGAACACAACTCCTCTGCAGCCAGTCGAGGACGCTTTGCTGTTCCCATGGATATGGTCTGGCAACTGGCTGTCAATCAAATCAGAAGTTGGCTCCGCCTCCTGGAACGCTTAACCAACTAGCAATCAGATTGTCCACTCCTGAAAATACGAATAAactcacaaaatatatttttttaaacgacATGACCGAGGGATAAAGAGTGTAGATTCGTATGAAATGTAACTTAAACTGCAATTTGTCTCCATATTTTTAAGGAAAATAGTGACGAGCATGACGTAGTTGTTCTGTCCTCCTCCGCCAATCATCATTCCCCATGGGCGTGGTTACTAAGTGTCATGGCGGCCACCCGGAGATTGTTGTAGTGTACCAGAGACAGACCGCGGATTGTTCTGTATTAAACTGAACtgtgtttattataatatttgggACATTTGaatgtaaatagttttttaaacatGGGCACCGTGCATGCCAGGGTAAGCGCATTTTTCAAGAACTGTTGGAGAAGCTGAAGGAATGACCTCTGAACAGAGTCTTTGAATGACAAGCCGAGTTATAGGATGACGTTTAGTAACGTTACTCCACATTAATTGTCAATAAGATAATAAATCATCTTACACATCTCGCATATATAAACGCTAAATCGTATAGCATTGGATACTAACAAACTAATGTTAGTGCTGTCATACAATACATAattgtgcacacttttatagtaTCTGTTTTACGCATTGTATAAGATATATCATGcttaatataatcaaataataaatctAAAAACACTATAACTCACTGACTTTTACATATCTGTTGACCCAGAGTCTGGACCCCCTTCCTATGCAAGGACCTGAGCTGGGGGTTCAAGCAGATGACATGGACCTGGGAGAACCAGAGCATGAAGAGAAACAGGAAGTTCTGGAAAATAAAGACGTGAGATGGGTTTAATGTGATTTTTAATCTGACATAAATGTTGTCTTGTACCAGGCACATTGGTGTTTTCATGTATTTCAATCGTTTAGGTTGTAGTACAGCATGTGCACATCGATGGTCTCGGAAGAACAAAGGAAGACATTTTGACATATGAGATTGCAGATGTTTTCCATGCCAAGAACTTGATTGATGTGAGTATCATGCTGCTTGTGGATAGATAACACTAATAATATTGTATTACATACAtactacatatattttttactagATTTAAACTAATAAACTCCTTTATAATTATGTTTCAGGTAATGAAGAAGTCCCATGAGGCCAGACAGAGACTTTTGCGTCTGGGGATATTCAGACATGTGGAAGTTGTCATTGACACTTGTGAAGGTACGACAAATAAGCAAACAACTAGTGGTAAATAACCAATAATCAAAGTGATTCATGAAAGTCTGAATTCCTCTGAAAACATCAGGTGCTGATGCGCTGCCGAATGGATTAGATGTGAAATTCGAGGTGAAGGAGCTGAGAAGAATGACGGGAAGTTACAACACCATGGTTGGGAACAACGAGGGAAGCATGGTGAGCTACTGACTCCTGCATCGTCACTTTTAGCAGTGTGTCTACTTTGAAAAAACGAAATTATTTACAGATGTGTTGTTCTGGTTCTCATTTTCAGGTGCTGGGTTTGAAATTGCCCAATGTTTTTGGCCGTGCAGAGAAGCTGACCTTCCAGTTCTCTTATGGGACTAAGGAAACCTCATATGGCTTGTCATTTTTCAAGCCACAGCCTGGACATTTTGAGCGCAAGTATGTTTCTTGGCCTGGTGGtgaagatttctatttaaaaattacaCTTTGATTTGTAAAAAATGTCATGTTAGCTAAGTTAGTCATTAAAGTTGAGTACATTTCTCATTAGTAAACAAACTTGGCATAACATGCATTAAgggttaaaaaaaactgtttacttCACTAAATactgtaaacatttaaaatgtatctcgTCTgggacaacaaaacaaaaaaatatgtatttgtccAGTTCATTACTAGAATAAGCAACTAGGAATCATTGCTTATGGCAATGACATCTAAATCATATTCACAATATCTTCTATATGTCCTACCCATACCCAAAAATTAATCAACCTTTTGAAATAAtgactgatttatatatatatatatatacagtatagctgTGATTACTAGATTAATAGTAATCATGTTTCAATGGTTGTTTGTGAATGTTGTGAACTGATTTTCCCAGGTATGCTGTtgacactcactcattcactcactctttcAGCTTCTCCATTAACTTGTATAAAGTCACGGGCCAGTTCCCATGGAGCTCACTCAGAGAAACGGACCGAGGGGTCTCCACAGAGTTCAGCGTAAaggatttattttacattactattttcattaaaattctaattatttatttaaatttttattttatatatatatacagtacagaccaaaagtttggacacaccttctcattcaaagagttttctttattttcatgactatgaaaattgtagattcacactgaaggcatcaaaactatgaattaacacatgtggaattatatatggaattatatacataacaaaaaagtgtgaaacaactaaaaatatgtcatattctaggttcttcaaagtagccaccttttgctttgattactgctttgcacactcttggcattctcttgatgagcttcaagaggtagtcacctgaaatggtcttccaacagtcttcaaggagttccccgagagatgcttagcacttgttggcccttttgccttctgtctgcggtccagctcacccctaaaccatctcgattgggttcaggtccggggACTGttgaggccaggtcatctggcgcagcaccccatcactctccttcttggtcaaatagcccttgatgccttcagtgtgactctacaattttcatagtcatgaaaataaagaaaactctttgaatgagaaggtgtgtctgtactgtatatatatatatatatatatgagcatcGGCTCTGCTTATTTGCGCTGCGCCTGGTATAATGCTTTGGTCAATATGTAAATGAGATGCGTCTATGTTCTTTAATTTGCGCATTGTTAGTAAATCCCCCACAGATATTTTCACGACCATCATTGCTGTTTTTGAATTGCGCTCTGGTGCTACTTTTccgtttagtaaatctggcccataaAGTCAAAAGTTTTGCTATATGTATAAGATattatctaatttatttattgtttgtttggtcTATAATCACCAGTTCCCCATCTGGAGGACAAATCACACTTTGAAGTGGGAGGGCGTATGGAGAGAGCTGGGCTGTTTGGCCCGTACGGCTTCCTTCGCTGTTAGGGAGGAGAGTGGCCATTCCCTGAAGTCCTCACTTTCCGTATGTTTCTTCTCTGAAACTTATTACAGTCATTGAGATCtgattttaaatatatgatatttTCCTCATAGCACACAATGGTCATCGACACACGCAATTCTACCATTCTTCCAAGAAAAGGTGCCTTATTGAAGATCAACCAGGTTTGTTTAAATCAACTGTTGTCTTTGTTAGAAATAGTTTATCCAGTACTGTCTTTGTTTACTTCATTTTGATGATCTTTTAGGAACTGGCAGGTTACACTGGAGGAGATGTCAGTTTCCTGAAGGAAGACTTTGAAATTCAGCTCAACAAGACTCTGTTCTGGGACTCGGTGAGATGCTGGGGGGGAAACCATTGCTTATGTTTCTTTATTgtggttttattttagtatcattaatgTACTACTATTATAGtacttatttaaatgtttgtagtTGTAGAAATGGCAACAatgaaaatatatagattttgaaaattttattgtaacatttttacaattaacataaatgttttttattagtcATAGTTTAGTTACTAACTAACTAATTAATTCTGGATAACAAGAGTCGATATATAATTATTAACACaaagttaaaataatacaaattgcattaaaaaatttCATTTCAGTTGTTTACACTTGCTGCACTGAAAATaagtttaattgtattttattttatttcaacaaaaaagTTCTTAACAGTCTTAATCTTAGAAGGCTCTGTTTGTATATTTTCCTCTCTGTGTAGGTGCTCTCCACCTCTCTGTGGGGGGGTATGTTGCTACCTCTGGGACACAAACCCTCGTGTATCGCTGACAGGTTAGTGAATTCCCTCTTTAATTGGTAAAAATAAGTTACCCACAAGGtaaatctatttttgtttttaaacgtGTGTTTAGGTTCTATCTGGGTGGTCCGACTAGTGTAAGGGGCTTCAGCATGTACAGCATCGGCCCTCAGAGTGAAGGTAACTGACTCTGACAGTGAAGCTAAGTATCTCAATATTCACGACTAAGGTTTGTTTTCTCACTTTGATGACAGGTGATTACCTCGGTGGGGAGGCATATTGGGCTGGAGGGCTTCATCTGTACACCCCTCTCCCATTCAGGCCAGGTAGAGGTGGCTTCGGAGACCTTTTCAGGACACATTTCTTTCTCAATGCCGGAAACCTGTGTAACCTCAACTATGGTGAGATAAAGAAAGTTGCaatggttttatttttcttgATGTTTTTACTTGTTTGTTGCTATAATTGAAATCATCCACTAGGGGAAGGACCCCGAGCACACCTGAGCAAGCTGGCCGAATGTATCCGCTGGTCTTATGGAGCAGGTATTGTGTTGCGTCTAGGGAACATCGCTCGACTGGAGCTCAACTATTGCATTCCCATGGGTGTCCAGAGCGGAGACAGGTAGACAATCGCAGCCACTCACACAGTCATTCACAAATACACATGTGAttgcattttaaatgtgattgttttATTCTTCTACTATTATAAATTTGTAATGTGCCGCTGTGTTTTGTCTCTCAGGATATGTGATGGAGTGCAGTTCGGGGCTGGAATCCGGTTCCTGTGATACCACGAGTCCCGTTTTAGAACAAAGAAGCATTTCTGTCACTTTGTAATTGTGATCAAGAATGTTCATACGATTTCATTTCGAGCTGCAAAGTAATGCAATGAATGTTGGCTTATTTCTCCAAGGAAAATTGTCCAAAAAGATTTGCTAGGAATCAGTCGACCATTTTAAATTTATCGGCATTTCAGAGGGGAATATATTAGACATCAGTGCTCttattgtcatatttatttgtcaGTGTTCAATAAATAATGTTTCTGGCCTTTATTGTTCTGTCTTTTTGTGTTTATATACAGTTAATAttaaattctatatatttttgtaataatataatacaattctACCTATTTATATAATAGTTAACAAAAGTCaacaaatattaatacaaaattgaaataattaaaaattacatatttattaataaagtcaatatatatatatatatatatatatata is from Carassius carassius chromosome 43, fCarCar2.1, whole genome shotgun sequence and encodes:
- the samm50 gene encoding sorting and assembly machinery component 50 homolog A, translating into MGTVHARSLDPLPMQGPELGVQADDMDLGEPEHEEKQEVLENKDVVVQHVHIDGLGRTKEDILTYEIADVFHAKNLIDVMKKSHEARQRLLRLGIFRHVEVVIDTCEGADALPNGLDVKFEVKELRRMTGSYNTMVGNNEGSMVLGLKLPNVFGRAEKLTFQFSYGTKETSYGLSFFKPQPGHFERNFSINLYKVTGQFPWSSLRETDRGVSTEFSFPIWRTNHTLKWEGVWRELGCLARTASFAVREESGHSLKSSLSHTMVIDTRNSTILPRKGALLKINQELAGYTGGDVSFLKEDFEIQLNKTLFWDSVLSTSLWGGMLLPLGHKPSCIADRFYLGGPTSVRGFSMYSIGPQSEGDYLGGEAYWAGGLHLYTPLPFRPGRGGFGDLFRTHFFLNAGNLCNLNYGEGPRAHLSKLAECIRWSYGAGIVLRLGNIARLELNYCIPMGVQSGDRICDGVQFGAGIRFL
- the efcab6 gene encoding EF-hand calcium-binding domain-containing protein 6, producing MRPRSAVESWVSSSAQMPQISSHIDLRPMTHRLAIVPRAKSASRISSGEFSRRNTIKSDSASSMQSVADENLSLVDIENLLLERVKDKKEDLKAAFEAFDQEGNKAVTKGEFRRVIEGFLVPLTESQFEGLLAKIDLRENGTISYMEFLRRYCKMSSAVGRNRSGSHRNLSLGDLQCRLKDKIGGNLKNITRAFRLFDYNSDGQIQQHELRKVLEGYCFPMSQLEFHRLWSHYCVNNSDTISYKEFLEKLGVDCENYRTIAPDSIQLALNWDTVSRATTRPKSKTSIRAFSSKSRDNVNMDEVQTRFLSKIKKNYSLVEKALQAFDITDSGFVSQEDLRSVLSNFLFPMDDNIFRELLARFGVSSTEPVQWRIFLGMFKDDITVQKDSVPVTPDTCSIEAILLNLRQHVFDNQPLLTETFLDFDKDRTGFISRDELCRALGSLNFHLSDEQFSSLAAFLDVEHTDAINYQQFLDFLYHQRPVMETPKLNKKDSEQLNPLPSTATTTKNAVEQILKEKLSENYDMLIESITNTTQNQSDTIPPEDLRRLIRQHGLPLSERHFSKLCEPFLESGNVNYKLFLKSLGVSEKIEGHLGIIEREEKAHEASILNLKAQAVKDVFLRKLKDRLQRRGMSLQDYLMSKRKSLTVALTLRDFCKILDDCGIFLEGPQFQMLIESLGFNLGSVSVTDFVDKYDEVTIPEKGEERWTKNVQTSTLLTAEDCLAQLKKRIKEYHGDALTAFRLMDKNRDGVVNQNDFRALFDSLMFVTKEKEYRRLLDLLGLTPGCTLNYAEFYNKVHSSSKTKSHHHDNTSGDGYLEIACDQVHVYLASIAQKRPSELSKAFCQLDDDVKRILTKNGLKQLLFKYYMPITPDEFEKLWDRYDEEGKGFVTQTEFLRKLKITSDEQSQSDAVQEQLTERAFSAPDLEVMIQNLRKWIGNDFESVSGSLLILDKNRDGHVTVADLLSLLHRHGFRLREPQLTHLLNFLGFDGSLKELPYLDFLKHLAGPPVSSGSAVEPPQDPTVGSPEPVEDIEELSPEKTIQRVKVLVTTSSDTLYKAFSAFDKTGDGMIPQTKFRQVLDHFCMRLSEVQFRKLMSELRIDEGEEVMVDWKEFLQVFNLHKQETADEWLKKIHKIRFPNQPRSLVISDILRRIQEVVSARMYTITKEMVDLDYANINTISKTDFKTICDRHFMRLTDEQFQALWKMLPVNGFGNLEYREFLKKFSGEQQGLEKVAKSLPGSARATLERPTSLRRPKTAPCAFRRSASSVTEQLQRPSTASRRSTPLLNCEDVEMKVRSKIQDCWRHIQRRCRQADTERTGEIDLDVFLEILQGLHIELSPLEFEQLAVKYDIKNSGRLSYPDFLRHFVLMFSPQVNSASHRLKLQLPRTPMSPGPLSSQCVEAMLRISRPIQLFWRQMRHKFIAFDKERTGKISLQDFRKVLRQYSVNLSEEEFFHFSSFFDKNLTGRISYNDFLRIFLK